TACAAATTAGTAAAGAAAAGTATATATGGGAAGAATTTGCTAATTGGTGGGCTGATAAAGCTGTGCGGAATGAATGTTTTTATCCAATAGAGTTATTAGAGAAATTAGGTTTACAATCACAAAAAATTAGGTGATTTTAAAAAATTTCAATTTTTGTAATATTTATTAGTTAGATAACAATGCTAATTCACTCTACTTGGACATTAAGTGTATCTACATCAACAGTTTTACCCCGTTTCTATGGGTTGGAACTGGTAAAGCAATTGCATCACCAGCTAAGTTTAGAAATGGGTAGCGACACTATACCCACTGTTTCTTACTCAGGAATCATCGGTTATGCTTCCACTTCCAGAGATTTTATCACCTTCCATCCAGAGGAATTTTACCAACTATCTTTGTGTGGATTAAATGAACTTTCAGCCAAAGCAATTTCTCATTTAAATCTTGGCGATTCTTTAGAATTTCTCGGTGCAAAGTTCAACATTATCAACCGTGAAGATGAAATTATTAGCTATGAAGAATTATATACAAATTTAGTGGGAAATGAGCCAGAACCAGTGAGGCGTTTTGATTTGCAGTTTATTACACCTACAGCCTTTGCTCAAGGTGGAGTAAATTTACCTCTACCTTTACCTACCTTAATGTTCCGCAGTTGGTTAGAACGCTGGAATACTTTTGCACCTGTTTATTTAGGAAGTGATGATTTAATTGCTTATCTTGGTAACGCTGTTGTACTCAAACATCACAAAATTCAAACGCGAAGTTATCAGTTAAATAAAGGTTTTGTAAATGGGTTTGTGGGTGATGTAACGTTACAAGTTTTAAACCGGGCTGATCCTTTATTGGCAAATGTGGCTAATTTATTAGTCCAATATGCGCGGTTTTCTGGTACGGGGATTAAAACTCGTTTAAGCATGGGTCAGACATTAATCAACTACTAACAATTTAGGGAAATAAAATATCATGGAAACAATGATGATGACTGTAGGTACTTCACTTCTTACTAATCGTGATGACAATTTAGAGAATAAACGTCCTTGGGTTGGTCAGAAAAAAATAGGTGATCGTAAAATCGCTCTTAAATGGATGGGTGAAATAGATCCAGAACTTATTAGTGCTGAAACCAATACAATCTGGCGACTTAATCCCAGTTTTAATGATGAAATTTTATTATTGCATTCAGATACTCCCTCTGGCTTAGAATGTGCTGAAGTAATGCAGGAATATCTAGAAACTATTCACTCTCAAAAAAATGTACATCTGCATCCAGTCCCTGGAATTAATTATGACTTAGATGAGTCAGGTTCAGCACTAGAACAGATGGCGATACTTCTCAAAAAATTGATTACAGAAGCTAAGGGAAACGTTACTTTAGCAGCAACTGGTGGTTTTAAAGCCCAGACGATGGTTATGGCACTGGTAGGTAACGCCTTTAAACTTCCTGTATGCTATGTTCATGAACAATATAAGGCACTTATTTACTTACCATATTTATCTGATACTGCTCAACCTGAAGTATTAGTAAGACGTGCAAATCTACCTGAATCTGGGCTAGATAGGTCAAAAATCATTAAAGTTCAAGATGATTCCTACGGTCATCATAGACCAAAGGTATGGAAAAAAGTAGAAAAAATGCTACAAGATATTATTTGGGTTGAGTATGTGCGCTTTGACAAAAATGCATTTTCTGCTCCTAAAAATGGAGTCAAAGCAGCTACTCGAAAAACTCCTGATGGTCGTCATATATTTTGGATTCATTTACATGAAAGTGAACAAAAACATATCGCTGTTTCTGTGGAAACTACAGGTTATACACCAGAACATTTGGAACAAGCAACAAAAGAACTACGTGAACGCTTAGGTAGCTTAGTTTAAACCAACAGTTCTAAACCCTGACCACCTTCCACCCACGCAACTTTTAATGAGAAGCGATCGCATTTTTATCCCTTCACAACACTAGCAGTACAGGTGAAATCATCAACCGCGATGCCTAAGGCTGGAGAAGCGATCGCACTCTTCCTGTTTGCCAAAACCTAATTTCCTACTTCCCCTGCTTCACTAGCGTTTCTAAAACATAGAATAGAGGATATGTACTAAACATATTTACAACGCTATAATTGTTTGTTTACCGCCAGTATTGCAGAACTTCTTAAATCATCTTTTCCCAAGTGCGATCGCGAAGCGCTCCGTAGGAATCGCCTGAATCATCATTTGCCCTCTCAGACTATATTAAATACTACCAATCACAGCAATTACTACAGAGTATTTACTTAGTGAGAATGATTAATTCTCGCACCCGTTTCAAGAAAGCGTGAGGGACAGTAGCAGCGTTTCCGCGTATCCACGGGCCAGCAGTCATCTCTAAATAAGGTTTTTCCTGATGAATGATTTCTGTCGCACTCAGAACACTATTAATTACACCGATGGGTTTTAAATTACCGCGATCGCCACAAAATTCATGCCACGCATCAAGAGCCGCAAGTTGGGAACTGATAATCATATAATGGGTACAAGCCTCTAAAATCGGTAGCTTTTCTGGCTGTACCATTCCGCCCACATCCACAATCACTAGAGACTTTTGTCGCCGTAACTCCAAGATAACTTGAGAATGGTAGGGGAAAAATCGGTCTGTCAACGCACCGCGATCGCGCGTTTTAAAAGCTTCAATTTCTTCGGAGGTGGTTGTTGCTTCTAGTTCTAAAAGGTAGTTACCCTCACCATCCCAATGGGCGCGTTGCAGATATATATCAGGATTTTCTGCCAACAAAGCTTGAAATAAAGCATGAGAAAAGACACTTTTACCGCTATCTGGTGGTCCCACAACCATTAAAGCCGGACATAATTGCTTCTGGCGGCCATTGGGTGGATCGATGAGAATTACTTCACCAATGCGAACCAAATGAGAGTGAGTTGCTACAACTACCGCACCCAAGCGCGGATCATAACAAGCTACCCAAGCCGTAGGATGTAATTCGTGGGTCAGGTAAGCATACAACCAAATGGGGGCGCGTCCAGAAATCACCACACCGCCAGTGGTATCAATACCCGATGGAAGTTCTAAATCTCTCAAATCTGCTGGTTCAATCAGGCGATCGCTTTTCGTTAATGAAATCGTTAAAAATTGGTATTTCCAGCTTTGGGAAATCACTGGTTCACTTAATTTTAAACTCAATGCGCGTTCAGTCATCAGCCTTGTTTCCTTTCTTGTGACCTTAATAAACCTACATTCCCACTCCCGACGTGCTGATATCACATCACCGTGATTGTGATCTAACAGATGTAATCAAGAGATAAAAGGAAAGGTGCTTTTTTTCGATGAGTTTATTATGGCATCCGTATAGAAAAGGGGTATTCCAATGACTGAACAAATTAGCAATAACCGCCTGAGAATCACTTCTCAAATTGAAAACTGAAGTCCAGAAACACTTAAACTCTCATTTCTACCTGTACTCTGTGGTTCCTTTTCTCAAAAATTAAACTTGCTCACTAGCATACAGTGACAAACATTTTTCCACCCAAGAATTAAGACTGCGACCTTCTTTTCTCGCTTGAATAGCAATAGACTTATGTAACTCAGGGTTAATTCTGAGCATAAACTTACCAGAAAAAGGCTTCTCAGGTTCTTCGCCACGTTCTCGACAAAAATCAAGGTAATCTGCAATTGAATCTTGGAATGCTTGCTTTAAATCTTTGACGCTATCACCTTGAAATGTAATTACATCCCGAACGTTGACGACCTCACCATGAAAGATTTCCGCCTGATCATCAAATTCAACGATCGCCTCATATCCTTTATACTTCATCATCATTTTTTACCCCAGCTTCTATCAAAAACCTTCGCACCGACTTAACAGCACCTTTATCAGTTTCTTTTTCAGGGTGAGGTCTGTGAAATATAGCTTTTCTACCGTTAAGAGCAAATCTGACCCTTGATCCTCTCCCCTCTGATATTTCTGCACCAAGCGCAACTACCATAGACTCAATATCACTCCACGAAATATTGGATCTAACAGGATTCTCGAAAATGGCATCAAATGTGTTTTGCTGTTTGCTGTTAAGTTCCATCTGAATAGTATCATATAGTGATACTATAATCCATCGTTTTCGTGACACTGTGCAAAATTTTGCATTAGACATCTGGGGACAAAAAATATAGAAACAAAGAATTTAGAGACGTTGCATACAACGTTTCTACAAAGGGTAAACACACAAACCATATTATCCGCCACATCCCTTATGCCGCAGGCCATCCGTTCTCCCACACCGCAAATTTTACATTGGTTAGCAGCGGGACAATTAGCTAACCGCTTCCACCGCGCCATCAGACATTGGTGGGTATTAAATCAACTATATGGCCGCGAGACACAATGGGCGGATGATCTCCCCCAGCATTTTACCTATTCTCAACTGCGCGATCGCCTATTTGCCGAAACTCACCCCAAAAGCGAAAAACTCAACCCCCCAGAAATCACCGCCAAATGTCGCGACTTCACCTGTATTTGCCATCGCACCTGTATAGAAATCCTAGAAACATCAGGACTGCACATATCACAAAACCAATGGCAAACAGAAATATTACAACTCAGCGGCATAAATCCCCAACACCTCCAGGAACAACTACAGCAACGACCCTTTACCACAGTCCACCGTTCCCTCAGAGACGACCTTAAACACCTCACTCATCTGGGATGGTTGCAAAAAGTCAGTCAAGGACAATACCAATGTCTTCAGCAATTACAACTACCCACACCCCCAGAAACCGCAACCGCCCAACCCAGCTTTACCCAACTTTCCATAGCCCAAACCTGGGAACTGCTGCACGTCTTAGAATCAGTAGCCTTTGTCCAACCCA
This is a stretch of genomic DNA from Nodularia sp. LEGE 06071. It encodes these proteins:
- the crn3 gene encoding CRISPR-associated ring nuclease Crn3/Csx3, with amino-acid sequence MTERALSLKLSEPVISQSWKYQFLTISLTKSDRLIEPADLRDLELPSGIDTTGGVVISGRAPIWLYAYLTHELHPTAWVACYDPRLGAVVVATHSHLVRIGEVILIDPPNGRQKQLCPALMVVGPPDSGKSVFSHALFQALLAENPDIYLQRAHWDGEGNYLLELEATTTSEEIEAFKTRDRGALTDRFFPYHSQVILELRRQKSLVIVDVGGMVQPEKLPILEACTHYMIISSQLAALDAWHEFCGDRGNLKPIGVINSVLSATEIIHQEKPYLEMTAGPWIRGNAATVPHAFLKRVRELIILTK
- a CDS encoding putative CRISPR-associated protein: METMMMTVGTSLLTNRDDNLENKRPWVGQKKIGDRKIALKWMGEIDPELISAETNTIWRLNPSFNDEILLLHSDTPSGLECAEVMQEYLETIHSQKNVHLHPVPGINYDLDESGSALEQMAILLKKLITEAKGNVTLAATGGFKAQTMVMALVGNAFKLPVCYVHEQYKALIYLPYLSDTAQPEVLVRRANLPESGLDRSKIIKVQDDSYGHHRPKVWKKVEKMLQDIIWVEYVRFDKNAFSAPKNGVKAATRKTPDGRHIFWIHLHESEQKHIAVSVETTGYTPEHLEQATKELRERLGSLV
- a CDS encoding type II toxin-antitoxin system HicB family antitoxin; the protein is MMMKYKGYEAIVEFDDQAEIFHGEVVNVRDVITFQGDSVKDLKQAFQDSIADYLDFCRERGEEPEKPFSGKFMLRINPELHKSIAIQARKEGRSLNSWVEKCLSLYASEQV
- the cas6 gene encoding CRISPR system precrRNA processing endoribonuclease RAMP protein Cas6 is translated as MLIHSTWTLSVSTSTVLPRFYGLELVKQLHHQLSLEMGSDTIPTVSYSGIIGYASTSRDFITFHPEEFYQLSLCGLNELSAKAISHLNLGDSLEFLGAKFNIINREDEIISYEELYTNLVGNEPEPVRRFDLQFITPTAFAQGGVNLPLPLPTLMFRSWLERWNTFAPVYLGSDDLIAYLGNAVVLKHHKIQTRSYQLNKGFVNGFVGDVTLQVLNRADPLLANVANLLVQYARFSGTGIKTRLSMGQTLINY
- a CDS encoding type II toxin-antitoxin system HicA family toxin, translating into MELNSKQQNTFDAIFENPVRSNISWSDIESMVVALGAEISEGRGSRVRFALNGRKAIFHRPHPEKETDKGAVKSVRRFLIEAGVKNDDEV